A region of the Vigna unguiculata cultivar IT97K-499-35 chromosome 9, ASM411807v1, whole genome shotgun sequence genome:
CATAAAGCTGAAGACTGCATCGCTGATGTGTTGAGAGTTGGTCTGAGTTGCGCAGCTGATCAACCCAAAGAACGATGGAATATGAGAGAGGCCTTATCAAAATTGCATGCTATTAACCACTCTATGCTGCCTTTCTGAACTAGGCCTCAAGCCCAGATGCAATCGATGTGGCCCAAAAAACATCATTTATCagaattagatttaaataattattcaataaattGCACTAGTCTCTCGTCGTCATACAGTGTTTAAATTGTactgttttttatttcaaaattatactCCCCTCtcttaagaaattaatatatgttaaaagtGCTTGTTATATgagtaaataaaagttacagTGTGCTATTTTGGAAAAAAGAGATGTGACTGTGTGTATCTGTGTAAAATATTCTAACATTTGATCTCTTCAcctctttaatttatttttttctgtgaCTCTCAACATCAACAATAATTAAAGTTAATGACggattaaaaagttaaatttaagattttgagtGAAATTACAAAGCTTATAAAAAAGTGAAGTTAAACAATGAATTCCAACTCATATACTTCTATTAGTACAGGAGTACTGATATtaatttgttcttgattttAGGCTAGTTTTCATATGTAAGACTTCAATTAAAATACCTACTTGTGTTAGTAACTCTCTATCTGTATAATATGAGGGATTGGGTCGGAAAAAGCTtagttttttttactttaacttTACTTTGAAtaagaaattttgtttttttttttttacatgaaacTGAGAGCATTTTTCTCTTtcagaaatttttatatttcattaaaatgaGCTTAAAAATTGTGAATAGATAGTTGAATTTGTGATTACAGTGATTTTGAGTTGAATTTAGATTGTACATGAGTATTATACATTCAATCTAATTTAGATGTAGCTCGAATTAGGTTTTTATTTGAGTTTCACGTTTTAAATACAATGTGATAGAGATTAGAATgtgacattaatttttttactgagATGAATATATTGGTCATACTTCACCATAAAAAATGCATTTGAGACGGATTGAATTAACATGGATTAGAAACCCGTTTTGATCCTTGCTTTAACCATTTTATGTGAAGATTCTGTCTACTCATAGTAAATCAATAAAATGGACTTTTTCCAGTAGACATAAATTAACATGGAGATCATAAGTCAATTTCGCAAGTCTTCCTTCAATATCTAAATATCTAAAAGAGAAAGGTACTCTCACAGTAACTTTTGCAATACCTATGTCCAAAAGTCATGAAGAATATTCCTAGTAATGTTTCGTAGACAAAAGGTGAATATAACATTTTGGAACAACTAACTGATAATAGATGTTAAAAACGTggtattttaaagaattaatcaACAGTATTTTTGTTAGATAATAAGATATGGATGGacatggaagaagaagaagagcaGAAATAAAATGTGTAGAAAAATGGCGGTGGTTGATATTTTTTGAGAGGGAGAAGGGTGAAGAGGTAGATGGTTGACATAGTCAAAGTTGGATTTATGTCTTTTCCGACAAGTTGGGTCAGGAGGTAAGGACCCCACAAGAAACAACCGCATGGCATTGATTCATACACTGGGAGGTAGAGATAAGTAACATCATGACGTTTCCATGAACCAAGAATTTAAAGCTGCAACCAGTCCTCATCACATAAACAGAAACACAGGTTGTTCACCAGAGGGTTTTCAGTATATAACAAACCGTCCTCCACAATAGGACACAGGGCCTATACCTATCCGAATGGACACCACACTTAGCCAAATATGCCAcattacataataatattacCCCATTTCAAATCAacactaatttaattaatttacatttGGTTGAAACCTCAGCAGGGCCATCTCAGAATTCGCCCTTGATGATGCAACCCTTGGGCTGCTATTGCTACTGCTATCAGACAACGAAACAAGCGTTTTCTGCAACACCCCAGATGGAGACGACACCATTGTTCCCAGAGGACTGTTAGATTCAACATGTGTGGTGGCTGGTGATGGTGTGTTTGAGGTTGCTTCGTTGGTTGTTGTCGCAGTCACCGTGCTTGACCTAAGAACTTCAGCCAGAGGACCCCCAAGTGTTGAGGCCACCCATGGTGCAGGGTTGAGCCAGTTCGAGAGAGAGATTTTGGTATCGGTGTGTGTGTTTGCAATAGACTCCATTAGGCCCAGCCCTATGTTAACATTACCTACATCTTCATTCACAGCACCACCCCCCATTGATAGATCAAGAGAAGAAAGGGACAATTTACCGATTGATGCAGCAGAGTTTTTGTTGTTGGTGGGGGCATTGTTTTCACCGGTTTCTGTGTTGGACCAAGCATCGATGAAACCTCTTGGCTTCTCTGGTTGGAGATTTTCCACAGGAACAACCAGAGGATTCAGGAACAAAGGGTGGCGTCTGTTCTGTTGATCCATCCCAGTGTTGTATAGTGTAAATGAATTCAGGTAGTGAGGATGGGGATTGTTACAAGAACCCTCACTGCTCAGTCCAACTTTGTGATGCATCAGAGACTGCCATTCTGAGTCAGAAGCACCTAGGGAAATAGGATCTCCATTCAGCATCCACTCCAAACCCCTATCACATTCACATCCAATTCACCAGATCAGTAACACAGCACCAATTTATCACAACATAACCATAGAAGAAAAGCATTTCTCGACTACTCTAGTAAAATAGACTAAATGTAGAACTACAACAATACTTCAGTTTAATAAGAatcaaaaaggaaaaacaaaatgtaTAAGGTGTTGAAAAAGTTCTAAGTAATGCATTGTTCTTTATGTATTTTGACTAAAGATCTGAGAAGAGGAAAACATGTCCGGGGAAGTAGAATTAAAATCAGAACGCAAATCGAGAAATAAAGACCAGGCAAAATGGAACTTGAAACTCACCTGGGCTCCTTATTTGCAGAAACAGAAGGCATGGAGTCGAAATGTGCAGCTTTGTAACCAAAGTTAGCAAGAGAGAGGGGAGATTCAAGGTATGGCAGAGTGGTGGAAGAGCCAAGAAAGTGGGGTGAAGGTCCATGTTTTCTAGATGTGGGGTTAGAAATGGCGACGGTTACATCAGGTATAGGAGGAAAAGGATTACACTCATGGCGAGGCCTcttgatttggtgggtattgttATTGATGCAAGTGGGAGTGGCGGTCTTGGTGTTAACTTCCACAGGCTTTCTTGAACGGGGACGCCCTCTGTGCATATGGCGCTCGCAGTACTTGTGGTTGGGAGCCACATCTCTTGAACATCTCCATTTTTTACCATCTGTTCTTCTACACCTACCTGGCTCCGGGTCGGTGCCACTGGCCAACCTCAGATTGAAACCACCATccactgaaaataaaaatgaaattaaaaaacaaaagggAATGCAAAGTTCAAGAAACAGTGAAAGCAAGCCCCCATGTGATGAAAAGGGCCACAGTGATTTGAACAACAAAAAAAGGTGAAGTCTttgaggcaaatgcaaagagtGGTGGAGAGAGAGCAGGCAAAGAAAGACACAAACTTTAGATGGGAATGGAGTAAAAAGGCAGAAAAGGCACGGGAACATGCTGCTGTCTGGTGTTTGTGCGTGAAGTATGAGAATGAGAgtagaaaaatagaaattaagaAGCAGGAGAAAGTAAAGGGTCATTCATACTGCAGGCAGAGCGTGAAGAGGGTGTGAGTGAAGTAGGGATGAGAAGATCAGGTGGAACAGGAACAGAAGCCATCATGTACTTGTATATCATGG
Encoded here:
- the LOC114196235 gene encoding growth-regulating factor 2 isoform X1, whose translation is MGGFGGVPHTRKRSSSENSGGSVVGLDVRVQSPEALFHNKMTMMAHHNHHHRPLSSPFDNDSCAGDGDGPTAYMSFTNHINLVSGASVLAPAIDGGCGAPAPVRTLQPFDISPYTSPTTTSSTFKPSAGGMAASLGFPFTSAQWRELERQAMIYKYMMASVPVPPDLLIPTSLTPSSRSACMDGGFNLRLASGTDPEPGRCRRTDGKKWRCSRDVAPNHKYCERHMHRGRPRSRKPVEVNTKTATPTCINNNTHQIKRPRHECNPFPPIPDVTVAISNPTSRKHGPSPHFLGSSTTLPYLESPLSLANFGYKAAHFDSMPSVSANKEPRGLEWMLNGDPISLGASDSEWQSLMHHKVGLSSEGSCNNPHPHYLNSFTLYNTGMDQQNRRHPLFLNPLVVPVENLQPEKPRGFIDAWSNTETGENNAPTNNKNSAASIGKLSLSSLDLSMGGGAVNEDVGNVNIGLGLMESIANTHTDTKISLSNWLNPAPWVASTLGGPLAEVLRSSTVTATTTNEATSNTPSPATTHVESNSPLGTMVSSPSGVLQKTLVSLSDSSSNSSPRVASSRANSEMALLRFQPNVN
- the LOC114196235 gene encoding growth-regulating factor 2 isoform X2, which gives rise to MGGFGGVPHTRKRSSSENSGGSVVGLDVRVQSPEALFHNKMTMMAHHNHHHRPLSSPFDNDSCAGDGDGPTAYMSFTNHINLVSGASVLAPAIDGGCGAPAPVRTLQPFDISPYTSPTTTSSTFKPSGGMAASLGFPFTSAQWRELERQAMIYKYMMASVPVPPDLLIPTSLTPSSRSACMDGGFNLRLASGTDPEPGRCRRTDGKKWRCSRDVAPNHKYCERHMHRGRPRSRKPVEVNTKTATPTCINNNTHQIKRPRHECNPFPPIPDVTVAISNPTSRKHGPSPHFLGSSTTLPYLESPLSLANFGYKAAHFDSMPSVSANKEPRGLEWMLNGDPISLGASDSEWQSLMHHKVGLSSEGSCNNPHPHYLNSFTLYNTGMDQQNRRHPLFLNPLVVPVENLQPEKPRGFIDAWSNTETGENNAPTNNKNSAASIGKLSLSSLDLSMGGGAVNEDVGNVNIGLGLMESIANTHTDTKISLSNWLNPAPWVASTLGGPLAEVLRSSTVTATTTNEATSNTPSPATTHVESNSPLGTMVSSPSGVLQKTLVSLSDSSSNSSPRVASSRANSEMALLRFQPNVN